One region of Tachysurus fulvidraco isolate hzauxx_2018 chromosome 9, HZAU_PFXX_2.0, whole genome shotgun sequence genomic DNA includes:
- the dnm1b gene encoding dynamin-1 isoform X3, with product MGNRGMEDLIPLVNRMQDAFSAIGQNANLDLPQIAVVGGQSAGKSSVLENFVGKDFLPRGSGIVTRRPLVLQLINCPTEYAEFLHCKGKKFTDFEEVRQEIEAETDRITGQNKGISPVPINLRVYSPIVLNLTLVDLPGMTKVPVGDQPADIEFQIREMIMQFVTKENCLLLAVSPANSDLANSDALKIAKEVDPQGVRTIGVITKLDLMDEGTDAREILENKLLPLRRGYIGVVNRSQKDIDGKKDITAAMAAERKFFLSHPSYRHLADRMGTPYLQKVLNQQLTNHIRDTLPGLRNKLQSQLLSIEKEVEEYKNFRPDDPSRKTKALLQMVQQFAVDFEKCIEGSGDQIDTYELSGGARINRIFHERFPFELVKMEFDEKELRKEISYAIKNIHGIRTGLFTPDMAFETIVKRQIAKIKEPCQKCVDMVISELVNTVRQCTKKLAQYPMLREEMERIVTQHIRDRESRTKDQVMLLIDIELAYMNTNHEDFIGFANAQQRSSQMSKKKAAGNQDEIMVIRKGWLTINNIGIMKGGAKEYWFVLTAESLSWYKDDEEKEKKYMLPVDNLKLRDIEKSFMSSKHIFALFNTEQRNVYKDYRQLELACETQEEVDSWKASFLRAGVYPERIVDKEKSENSEESSSDSFMHSMDPQLERQVETIRNLVDSYMAIVNKTVRDLMPKTIMHLMIINTKEFILAELLAQLYSCGDQNTLMEESAEQAQHRDEMLRMYHALKEALSIIGDISTTTVSTSLPPPVDDSWLQVQGGPSGRRSPMSSPTPQRRAPPGPPRPGARAAPGPPAFGAPPVPSRPGASPDPHSAPPPQVPSRPNRAPPGVPRISISDQ from the exons AATATGCTGAGTTTCTTCACTGCAAAGGGAAAAAGTTCACTGATTTTGAGGAAGTGCGTCAGGAGATCGAAGCAGAAACAGATCGCATCACTGGACAGAACAAAGGCATCTCTCCTGTACCCATCAACCTGAGAGTCTACTCTCCAATTG TATTGAATCTGACTCTGGTGGACTTGCCTGGAATGACCAAAGTTCCGGTGGGGGACCAGCCAGCTGATATTGAATTCCAAATCAGGGAAATGATCATGCAGTTTGTTACAAAGGAGAACTGTCTCCTGTTGGCCGTTTCTCCTGCCAACTCAGACCTCGCCAACTCAGATGCCCTCAAGATTGCCAAGGAAGTGGACCCTCAAG GTGTTAGAACGATTGGTGTGATAACTAAACTGGACCTGATGGATGAGGGCACCGATGCACGTGAAATCTTGGAGAACAAGCTTCTTCCTTTGCGCAGAG GCTACATTGGAGTTGTGAACCGGAGTCAGAAAGATATTGATGGAAAAAAGGACATTACTGCTGCCATGGCAGCCGAGAGGAAGTTCTTCCTCAGCCACCCTTCCTATCGCCACCTGGCTGATCGCATGGGGACCCCTTACCTGCAGAAAGTCCTCAATCAG CAACTGACCAATCACATTCGAGACACACTGCCAGGGCTGAGGAACAAGTTGCAAAGTCAGCTGTTGTCCATTGAGAAGGAAGTGGAAGAATACAAGAACTTCCGCCCAGATGACCCCTCCCGCAAGACCAAAGCCCTTCTTCA AATGGTTCAGCAGTTTGCAGTGGATTTTGAGAAGTGTATCGAGGGATCTGGTGATCAGATCGACACTTATGAGCTGTCAGGGGGAGCCAGGATCAACCGTATTTTTCATGAGCGTTTCCCCTTTGAACTGGTCAAG ATGGAATTTGATGAGAAAGAGTTGCGCAAGGAAATCAGTTATGCTATTAAAAACATCCATGGTATCAG GACTGGCCTCTTCACCCCTGATATGGCCTTTGAGACGATTGTGAAGAGACAGATAGCTAAGATCAAAGAGCCATGTCAGAAATGTGTGGACATGGTCATCTCTGAACTGGTAAATACAGTCAGACAGTGTACTAAAAAG CTTGCTCAGTATCCAATGCTGAGGGAGGAAATGGAGAGGATTGTCACACAGCATattagagatagagagagtcgCACAAAGGACCAG GTGATGCTTTTGATCGACATTGAGCTGGCCTACATGAACACCAACCATGAAGATTTCATTGGTTTTGCCAA TGCCCAACAGAGAAGTAGTCAGATGAGTAAAAAGAAGGCTGCAGGGAATCAG GATGAGATAATG GTTATCAGAAAGGGCTGGCTAACCATCAATAACATTGGTATCATGAAAGGAGGGGCAAAAGAGTACTGGTTTGTGCTGACTGCTGAGTCTCTGTCCTGGTACAAAGATGATGAG gagaaagagaagaaatacaTGCTGCCTGTGGATAACCTGAAGCTTCGAGACATTGAGAAAAGCTTCATGTCTAGCAAACACATCTTTGCCCTCTTCAACACTGAACAAAG AAACGTGTATAAGGATTATAGGCAGCTAGAATTGGCGTGTGAGACACAAGAAGAGGTGGACAGCTGGAAAGCCTCCTTCCTGCGTGCTGGTGTTTACCCAGAACGCATTGTG GACAAAGAAAAG agTGAAAACAGTGAGGAGAGCAGCTCGGACAGTTTCATGCACTCCATGGACCCTCAGCTGGAGAGACAGGTGGAAACCATCCGCAACCTGGTGGACTCCTATATGGCTATCGTCAACAAGACTGTGCGCGATTTGATGCCCAAGACCATTATGCATCTTATGATCATcaat ACTAAAGAGTTCATCCTTGCTGAGTTGCTGGCCCAGCTTTAttcatgtggagaccagaacactcTGATGGAGGAATCAGCAGAACAGGCGCAGCACAGGGATGAGATGCTGCGCATGTACCATGCACTCAAAGAAGCACTGAGCATAATTGGAGACATCAGTACAACCACTGTGTCCACATCCTTGCCTCCTCCAGTGGATGATTCCTGGCTGCAGGTGCAGGGAGGACCCTCAGGACGAAG ATCCCCTATGTCCAGCCCTACACCTCAGCGCCGTGCCCCTCCTGGACCTCCTCGCCCTGGTGCTCGTGCTGCTCCTGGGCCTCCAGCTTTCGGAGCTCCACCTGTTCCCTCCAGACCTGGAGCCTCTCCAGACCCCCACAGTGCCCCACCACCCCAAGTGCCCTCACGTCCCAACCGTGCTCCTCCAGGAGTTCCTAG AATTTCTATCAGTGACCAATGA
- the dnm1b gene encoding dynamin-1 isoform X2, with product MGNRGMEDLIPLVNRMQDAFSAIGQNANLDLPQIAVVGGQSAGKSSVLENFVGKDFLPRGSGIVTRRPLVLQLINCPTEYAEFLHCKGKKFTDFEEVRQEIEAETDRITGQNKGISPVPINLRVYSPIVLNLTLVDLPGMTKVPVGDQPADIEFQIREMIMQFVTKENCLLLAVSPANSDLANSDALKIAKEVDPQGVRTIGVITKLDLMDEGTDAREILENKLLPLRRGYIGVVNRSQKDIDGKKDITAAMAAERKFFLSHPSYRHLADRMGTPYLQKVLNQQLTNHIRDTLPGLRNKLQSQLLSIEKEVEEYKNFRPDDPSRKTKALLQMVQQFAVDFEKCIEGSGDQIDTYELSGGARINRIFHERFPFELVKMEFDEKELRKEISYAIKNIHGIRTGLFTPDMAFETIVKRQIAKIKEPCQKCVDMVISELVNTVRQCTKKLAQYPMLREEMERIVTQHIRDRESRTKDQVMLLIDIELAYMNTNHEDFIGFANAQQRSSQMSKKKAAGNQDEIMVIRKGWLTINNIGIMKGGAKEYWFVLTAESLSWYKDDEEKEKKYMLPVDNLKLRDIEKSFMSSKHIFALFNTEQRNVYKDYRQLELACETQEEVDSWKASFLRAGVYPERIVDKEKSENSEESSSDSFMHSMDPQLERQVETIRNLVDSYMAIVNKTVRDLMPKTIMHLMIINTKEFILAELLAQLYSCGDQNTLMEESAEQAQHRDEMLRMYHALKEALSIIGDISTTTVSTSLPPPVDDSWLQVQGGPSGRSPTPQRRAPPGPPRPGARAAPGPPAFGAPPVPSRPGASPDPHSAPPPQVPSRPNRAPPGVPSRPSKGSPSHGESPHPSFDS from the exons AATATGCTGAGTTTCTTCACTGCAAAGGGAAAAAGTTCACTGATTTTGAGGAAGTGCGTCAGGAGATCGAAGCAGAAACAGATCGCATCACTGGACAGAACAAAGGCATCTCTCCTGTACCCATCAACCTGAGAGTCTACTCTCCAATTG TATTGAATCTGACTCTGGTGGACTTGCCTGGAATGACCAAAGTTCCGGTGGGGGACCAGCCAGCTGATATTGAATTCCAAATCAGGGAAATGATCATGCAGTTTGTTACAAAGGAGAACTGTCTCCTGTTGGCCGTTTCTCCTGCCAACTCAGACCTCGCCAACTCAGATGCCCTCAAGATTGCCAAGGAAGTGGACCCTCAAG GTGTTAGAACGATTGGTGTGATAACTAAACTGGACCTGATGGATGAGGGCACCGATGCACGTGAAATCTTGGAGAACAAGCTTCTTCCTTTGCGCAGAG GCTACATTGGAGTTGTGAACCGGAGTCAGAAAGATATTGATGGAAAAAAGGACATTACTGCTGCCATGGCAGCCGAGAGGAAGTTCTTCCTCAGCCACCCTTCCTATCGCCACCTGGCTGATCGCATGGGGACCCCTTACCTGCAGAAAGTCCTCAATCAG CAACTGACCAATCACATTCGAGACACACTGCCAGGGCTGAGGAACAAGTTGCAAAGTCAGCTGTTGTCCATTGAGAAGGAAGTGGAAGAATACAAGAACTTCCGCCCAGATGACCCCTCCCGCAAGACCAAAGCCCTTCTTCA AATGGTTCAGCAGTTTGCAGTGGATTTTGAGAAGTGTATCGAGGGATCTGGTGATCAGATCGACACTTATGAGCTGTCAGGGGGAGCCAGGATCAACCGTATTTTTCATGAGCGTTTCCCCTTTGAACTGGTCAAG ATGGAATTTGATGAGAAAGAGTTGCGCAAGGAAATCAGTTATGCTATTAAAAACATCCATGGTATCAG GACTGGCCTCTTCACCCCTGATATGGCCTTTGAGACGATTGTGAAGAGACAGATAGCTAAGATCAAAGAGCCATGTCAGAAATGTGTGGACATGGTCATCTCTGAACTGGTAAATACAGTCAGACAGTGTACTAAAAAG CTTGCTCAGTATCCAATGCTGAGGGAGGAAATGGAGAGGATTGTCACACAGCATattagagatagagagagtcgCACAAAGGACCAG GTGATGCTTTTGATCGACATTGAGCTGGCCTACATGAACACCAACCATGAAGATTTCATTGGTTTTGCCAA TGCCCAACAGAGAAGTAGTCAGATGAGTAAAAAGAAGGCTGCAGGGAATCAG GATGAGATAATG GTTATCAGAAAGGGCTGGCTAACCATCAATAACATTGGTATCATGAAAGGAGGGGCAAAAGAGTACTGGTTTGTGCTGACTGCTGAGTCTCTGTCCTGGTACAAAGATGATGAG gagaaagagaagaaatacaTGCTGCCTGTGGATAACCTGAAGCTTCGAGACATTGAGAAAAGCTTCATGTCTAGCAAACACATCTTTGCCCTCTTCAACACTGAACAAAG AAACGTGTATAAGGATTATAGGCAGCTAGAATTGGCGTGTGAGACACAAGAAGAGGTGGACAGCTGGAAAGCCTCCTTCCTGCGTGCTGGTGTTTACCCAGAACGCATTGTG GACAAAGAAAAG agTGAAAACAGTGAGGAGAGCAGCTCGGACAGTTTCATGCACTCCATGGACCCTCAGCTGGAGAGACAGGTGGAAACCATCCGCAACCTGGTGGACTCCTATATGGCTATCGTCAACAAGACTGTGCGCGATTTGATGCCCAAGACCATTATGCATCTTATGATCATcaat ACTAAAGAGTTCATCCTTGCTGAGTTGCTGGCCCAGCTTTAttcatgtggagaccagaacactcTGATGGAGGAATCAGCAGAACAGGCGCAGCACAGGGATGAGATGCTGCGCATGTACCATGCACTCAAAGAAGCACTGAGCATAATTGGAGACATCAGTACAACCACTGTGTCCACATCCTTGCCTCCTCCAGTGGATGATTCCTGGCTGCAGGTGCAGGGAGGACCCTCAGGACGAAG CCCTACACCTCAGCGCCGTGCCCCTCCTGGACCTCCTCGCCCTGGTGCTCGTGCTGCTCCTGGGCCTCCAGCTTTCGGAGCTCCACCTGTTCCCTCCAGACCTGGAGCCTCTCCAGACCCCCACAGTGCCCCACCACCCCAAGTGCCCTCACGTCCCAACCGTGCTCCTCCAGGAGTTCCTAG TCGACCAAGCAAAGGCAGCCCTTCTCATGGAGAGAGTCCACATCCTTCGTTTGACTCATAG
- the entr1 gene encoding endosome-associated-trafficking regulator 1 isoform X1, with translation MSKHKTSKKKLIIEDDEPKEDGEELNPFSFKEFIRSKNQHPNMTCPVEKNLDGACSVEDVCKYASGFKHSQKGHFFTDPSLLEQSFDYKPEDEWTESYQPSCIDQVHKLGMNAVLEGSAYLDHSLLSCEDETVKEWELQEDFSPQRDFHRRSTGSYEGDEETSVVDLTFQVKNSTENGISYQEKLREENSQLRKHIRELLKKSEVDSTKIRQLTDELHNRNLKEEREAKALESMVQSVEENLQLMTKRAVKAESSLSKLKQEVQQLQSQLDVYRCENERLHAGETAALTSVRQNAQVASKYLIKVAQDAETSIKQLLTGRETLCLVSELLSSIDKITEIPK, from the exons ATGTCCAAACACAAAACCTCCAAGAAAAAGCTTATTATTGAAGATG ATGAGCCAAAAGAGGACGGAGAGGAACTTAATCCCTTTTCCTTTAAGGAATTCATCAGGAGCAAAAATCAGCACCCCAACATGACCTGTCCTGTTGAG AAAAATCTTGATGGTGCTTGCTCTGTGGAGGACGTATGCAAGTATGCCAGTGGCTTTAAACACAGCCAAAAGGGTCACTTTTTCACAGATCCCTCACTGCTCGAGCAGTCGTTTGACTATAAACCAGAGGACGAATGGACTGAAAGCTACCAGCCCTCGTGCATCGATCAGGTGCACAAGTTAGGAATGAATGCTGTTCTGGAAGGCAGTGCGTACTTGGATCACTCCCTACTGTCTTGTGAAGACGAGACGGTAAAAGAGTGGGAGCTGCAAGAGGATTTCTCACCACAGCGTGACTTCCACAGAAGGAGCACAGGGAGCTATGAAGGAGATGAAGAGACCTCGGTTGTTGATCTCACCTTCCAGGTGAagaacagtacagaaaatgggaTTAGTTACCAGGAAAAG CTAAGAGAAGAAAATTCTCAGCTTCGGAAGCACATCAGAGAACTGTTAAAAAAGTCTGAGGTTGATTCTACAAA GATCAGACAGCTTACAGATGAGCTGCACAACCGAaatttgaaagaagagagagaagctaAAGCCTTAGAGAGCATGGTGCAGTCTGTGGAAGAAAACCTCCAACTCATGACA AAACGAGCTGTTAAAGCTGAAAGCAGTTTGTCTAAATTGAAACAAGAGGTCCAGCAGCTTCAG AGCCAGCTtgatgtgtacagatgtgagAATGAGCGACTTCATGCAGGAGAAACCGCTGCCTTGACCTCAGTGAGACAAAATGCTCAAGTAGCCTCCAAGTACCTCATCAAAGTTGCCCAAGATGCTGAGACGTCCATTAA GCAGCTGCTGACAGGAAGAGAGACCTTGTGCCTCGTATCAGAGCTGCTGAGTTCAATAGACAAGATCACTGAGATTCCAAAATAA
- the entr1 gene encoding endosome-associated-trafficking regulator 1 isoform X2: MSKHKTSKKKLIIEDDEPKEDGEELNPFSFKEFIRSKNQHPNMTCPVEKNLDGACSVEDVCKYASGFKHSQKGHFFTDPSLLEQSFDYKPEDEWTESYQPSCIDQVHKLGMNAVLEGSAYLDHSLLSCEDETVKEWELQEDFSPQRDFHRRSTGSYEGDEETSVVDLTFQLREENSQLRKHIRELLKKSEVDSTKIRQLTDELHNRNLKEEREAKALESMVQSVEENLQLMTKRAVKAESSLSKLKQEVQQLQSQLDVYRCENERLHAGETAALTSVRQNAQVASKYLIKVAQDAETSIKQLLTGRETLCLVSELLSSIDKITEIPK; encoded by the exons ATGTCCAAACACAAAACCTCCAAGAAAAAGCTTATTATTGAAGATG ATGAGCCAAAAGAGGACGGAGAGGAACTTAATCCCTTTTCCTTTAAGGAATTCATCAGGAGCAAAAATCAGCACCCCAACATGACCTGTCCTGTTGAG AAAAATCTTGATGGTGCTTGCTCTGTGGAGGACGTATGCAAGTATGCCAGTGGCTTTAAACACAGCCAAAAGGGTCACTTTTTCACAGATCCCTCACTGCTCGAGCAGTCGTTTGACTATAAACCAGAGGACGAATGGACTGAAAGCTACCAGCCCTCGTGCATCGATCAGGTGCACAAGTTAGGAATGAATGCTGTTCTGGAAGGCAGTGCGTACTTGGATCACTCCCTACTGTCTTGTGAAGACGAGACGGTAAAAGAGTGGGAGCTGCAAGAGGATTTCTCACCACAGCGTGACTTCCACAGAAGGAGCACAGGGAGCTATGAAGGAGATGAAGAGACCTCGGTTGTTGATCTCACCTTCCAG CTAAGAGAAGAAAATTCTCAGCTTCGGAAGCACATCAGAGAACTGTTAAAAAAGTCTGAGGTTGATTCTACAAA GATCAGACAGCTTACAGATGAGCTGCACAACCGAaatttgaaagaagagagagaagctaAAGCCTTAGAGAGCATGGTGCAGTCTGTGGAAGAAAACCTCCAACTCATGACA AAACGAGCTGTTAAAGCTGAAAGCAGTTTGTCTAAATTGAAACAAGAGGTCCAGCAGCTTCAG AGCCAGCTtgatgtgtacagatgtgagAATGAGCGACTTCATGCAGGAGAAACCGCTGCCTTGACCTCAGTGAGACAAAATGCTCAAGTAGCCTCCAAGTACCTCATCAAAGTTGCCCAAGATGCTGAGACGTCCATTAA GCAGCTGCTGACAGGAAGAGAGACCTTGTGCCTCGTATCAGAGCTGCTGAGTTCAATAGACAAGATCACTGAGATTCCAAAATAA
- the dnm1b gene encoding dynamin-1 isoform X1, protein MGNRGMEDLIPLVNRMQDAFSAIGQNANLDLPQIAVVGGQSAGKSSVLENFVGKDFLPRGSGIVTRRPLVLQLINCPTEYAEFLHCKGKKFTDFEEVRQEIEAETDRITGQNKGISPVPINLRVYSPIVLNLTLVDLPGMTKVPVGDQPADIEFQIREMIMQFVTKENCLLLAVSPANSDLANSDALKIAKEVDPQGVRTIGVITKLDLMDEGTDAREILENKLLPLRRGYIGVVNRSQKDIDGKKDITAAMAAERKFFLSHPSYRHLADRMGTPYLQKVLNQQLTNHIRDTLPGLRNKLQSQLLSIEKEVEEYKNFRPDDPSRKTKALLQMVQQFAVDFEKCIEGSGDQIDTYELSGGARINRIFHERFPFELVKMEFDEKELRKEISYAIKNIHGIRTGLFTPDMAFETIVKRQIAKIKEPCQKCVDMVISELVNTVRQCTKKLAQYPMLREEMERIVTQHIRDRESRTKDQVMLLIDIELAYMNTNHEDFIGFANAQQRSSQMSKKKAAGNQDEIMVIRKGWLTINNIGIMKGGAKEYWFVLTAESLSWYKDDEEKEKKYMLPVDNLKLRDIEKSFMSSKHIFALFNTEQRNVYKDYRQLELACETQEEVDSWKASFLRAGVYPERIVDKEKSENSEESSSDSFMHSMDPQLERQVETIRNLVDSYMAIVNKTVRDLMPKTIMHLMIINTKEFILAELLAQLYSCGDQNTLMEESAEQAQHRDEMLRMYHALKEALSIIGDISTTTVSTSLPPPVDDSWLQVQGGPSGRRSPMSSPTPQRRAPPGPPRPGARAAPGPPAFGAPPVPSRPGASPDPHSAPPPQVPSRPNRAPPGVPSRPSKGSPSHGESPHPSFDS, encoded by the exons AATATGCTGAGTTTCTTCACTGCAAAGGGAAAAAGTTCACTGATTTTGAGGAAGTGCGTCAGGAGATCGAAGCAGAAACAGATCGCATCACTGGACAGAACAAAGGCATCTCTCCTGTACCCATCAACCTGAGAGTCTACTCTCCAATTG TATTGAATCTGACTCTGGTGGACTTGCCTGGAATGACCAAAGTTCCGGTGGGGGACCAGCCAGCTGATATTGAATTCCAAATCAGGGAAATGATCATGCAGTTTGTTACAAAGGAGAACTGTCTCCTGTTGGCCGTTTCTCCTGCCAACTCAGACCTCGCCAACTCAGATGCCCTCAAGATTGCCAAGGAAGTGGACCCTCAAG GTGTTAGAACGATTGGTGTGATAACTAAACTGGACCTGATGGATGAGGGCACCGATGCACGTGAAATCTTGGAGAACAAGCTTCTTCCTTTGCGCAGAG GCTACATTGGAGTTGTGAACCGGAGTCAGAAAGATATTGATGGAAAAAAGGACATTACTGCTGCCATGGCAGCCGAGAGGAAGTTCTTCCTCAGCCACCCTTCCTATCGCCACCTGGCTGATCGCATGGGGACCCCTTACCTGCAGAAAGTCCTCAATCAG CAACTGACCAATCACATTCGAGACACACTGCCAGGGCTGAGGAACAAGTTGCAAAGTCAGCTGTTGTCCATTGAGAAGGAAGTGGAAGAATACAAGAACTTCCGCCCAGATGACCCCTCCCGCAAGACCAAAGCCCTTCTTCA AATGGTTCAGCAGTTTGCAGTGGATTTTGAGAAGTGTATCGAGGGATCTGGTGATCAGATCGACACTTATGAGCTGTCAGGGGGAGCCAGGATCAACCGTATTTTTCATGAGCGTTTCCCCTTTGAACTGGTCAAG ATGGAATTTGATGAGAAAGAGTTGCGCAAGGAAATCAGTTATGCTATTAAAAACATCCATGGTATCAG GACTGGCCTCTTCACCCCTGATATGGCCTTTGAGACGATTGTGAAGAGACAGATAGCTAAGATCAAAGAGCCATGTCAGAAATGTGTGGACATGGTCATCTCTGAACTGGTAAATACAGTCAGACAGTGTACTAAAAAG CTTGCTCAGTATCCAATGCTGAGGGAGGAAATGGAGAGGATTGTCACACAGCATattagagatagagagagtcgCACAAAGGACCAG GTGATGCTTTTGATCGACATTGAGCTGGCCTACATGAACACCAACCATGAAGATTTCATTGGTTTTGCCAA TGCCCAACAGAGAAGTAGTCAGATGAGTAAAAAGAAGGCTGCAGGGAATCAG GATGAGATAATG GTTATCAGAAAGGGCTGGCTAACCATCAATAACATTGGTATCATGAAAGGAGGGGCAAAAGAGTACTGGTTTGTGCTGACTGCTGAGTCTCTGTCCTGGTACAAAGATGATGAG gagaaagagaagaaatacaTGCTGCCTGTGGATAACCTGAAGCTTCGAGACATTGAGAAAAGCTTCATGTCTAGCAAACACATCTTTGCCCTCTTCAACACTGAACAAAG AAACGTGTATAAGGATTATAGGCAGCTAGAATTGGCGTGTGAGACACAAGAAGAGGTGGACAGCTGGAAAGCCTCCTTCCTGCGTGCTGGTGTTTACCCAGAACGCATTGTG GACAAAGAAAAG agTGAAAACAGTGAGGAGAGCAGCTCGGACAGTTTCATGCACTCCATGGACCCTCAGCTGGAGAGACAGGTGGAAACCATCCGCAACCTGGTGGACTCCTATATGGCTATCGTCAACAAGACTGTGCGCGATTTGATGCCCAAGACCATTATGCATCTTATGATCATcaat ACTAAAGAGTTCATCCTTGCTGAGTTGCTGGCCCAGCTTTAttcatgtggagaccagaacactcTGATGGAGGAATCAGCAGAACAGGCGCAGCACAGGGATGAGATGCTGCGCATGTACCATGCACTCAAAGAAGCACTGAGCATAATTGGAGACATCAGTACAACCACTGTGTCCACATCCTTGCCTCCTCCAGTGGATGATTCCTGGCTGCAGGTGCAGGGAGGACCCTCAGGACGAAG ATCCCCTATGTCCAGCCCTACACCTCAGCGCCGTGCCCCTCCTGGACCTCCTCGCCCTGGTGCTCGTGCTGCTCCTGGGCCTCCAGCTTTCGGAGCTCCACCTGTTCCCTCCAGACCTGGAGCCTCTCCAGACCCCCACAGTGCCCCACCACCCCAAGTGCCCTCACGTCCCAACCGTGCTCCTCCAGGAGTTCCTAG TCGACCAAGCAAAGGCAGCCCTTCTCATGGAGAGAGTCCACATCCTTCGTTTGACTCATAG